A window of the Corallococcus exiguus genome harbors these coding sequences:
- a CDS encoding putative metal-binding motif-containing protein, which translates to MYRLCLLGCVVLLAACGEKAPDEGAIRVSVKYGSFKPACVRVEAKDAKGNQAATDILSSQFKNVEKNELLVAVRRKADWDATLGITVSSYAEGSGNQCSGEAVERFTNASLTVVPKKFTRFDVTLEAVDEDRDGSPTGVEWAGVSDCDDTRSDIHPGALETCTGTEDLNCNQMMGCQEQDCVNTACDDGNPCTDDDRCTGTGPTAQCMGAERTCSKAATCMQTSGTCNKATGECEFKPQSYGSACVDSQTCTINDFCDGSGACVGGTPTPCPARTCFLAATSGCVANNDCNYPPDPAQVNTACVDPANSRPGWCRTGDGACSTFPYRPSNFDPDAVPAADIAALITTAEVTFNTDTLTWAPENGVTNRNTLKPRLITTLNGGLSAVLLPVSSLTLGGTLRFVGSAPIILAVYGDANPGQPILANGRFDSGATVRGAGGNHGQCGSATGVNGGVTSSKGEGGGGGGNAATGAAGGVGYSGGTTRSGGNPQNNDPLLLQGGCAGGDGGGTGTMAGGRGGAGGGALQLSVARTLTLQKPLSTSGGGGAGAIASRTSGAGGGGGGGSGGRLVVEAFAVNLTAAARLTANGGGGGEGATFKSNNEDNGANASSGSVDSATPAPGGSSASESAGNGGQGAARNGAAGQGQNGGTTNNYEGAGGGGGGAVGFIHLRGIQSCTVNAAAVLSPSATGGCTQP; encoded by the coding sequence ATGTATCGGCTCTGCCTGTTGGGATGTGTGGTGCTGCTGGCGGCCTGTGGCGAGAAGGCTCCCGACGAGGGAGCCATCCGCGTGTCCGTGAAGTATGGCTCCTTCAAGCCTGCGTGCGTGCGCGTGGAGGCGAAGGACGCCAAGGGGAACCAGGCAGCCACGGACATCCTCTCCAGCCAGTTCAAGAACGTGGAGAAGAACGAGCTCCTGGTCGCGGTGCGCCGCAAGGCGGACTGGGACGCGACGCTGGGCATCACGGTGTCGTCGTACGCCGAGGGCTCAGGCAACCAGTGCTCGGGGGAAGCCGTCGAGCGGTTCACGAACGCTTCGCTCACTGTCGTCCCCAAGAAGTTCACGCGCTTCGACGTCACGTTGGAAGCAGTGGATGAGGATCGCGACGGCTCCCCTACTGGCGTCGAATGGGCGGGCGTCTCCGATTGCGACGACACGCGAAGCGACATCCACCCAGGCGCCTTGGAGACCTGTACCGGGACGGAGGACCTCAACTGCAACCAGATGATGGGCTGTCAGGAACAGGATTGCGTGAACACGGCCTGCGACGACGGCAATCCCTGCACCGACGATGACCGTTGCACGGGCACCGGCCCCACCGCGCAGTGCATGGGCGCCGAGCGCACCTGTTCGAAGGCCGCGACCTGCATGCAGACCTCGGGGACCTGCAACAAGGCCACCGGGGAGTGCGAGTTCAAGCCGCAGTCCTACGGGTCGGCCTGCGTGGATTCCCAGACCTGCACCATCAATGACTTCTGCGACGGCAGTGGCGCCTGCGTCGGCGGAACACCGACTCCCTGCCCTGCCCGGACCTGTTTCCTGGCCGCCACCAGTGGCTGCGTGGCGAACAATGACTGCAACTACCCTCCCGACCCGGCGCAGGTGAACACGGCGTGTGTGGATCCGGCCAACTCGCGTCCGGGATGGTGCCGCACAGGGGACGGCGCCTGCAGCACGTTCCCCTACCGCCCCAGCAACTTCGATCCGGACGCCGTCCCCGCCGCGGACATTGCTGCCCTCATCACCACCGCCGAAGTGACGTTCAACACGGACACGCTCACGTGGGCTCCGGAAAACGGCGTGACCAACAGGAACACGCTCAAGCCGAGGCTCATCACGACCCTGAACGGGGGCCTCTCGGCGGTGCTGCTCCCGGTGAGTTCGCTGACCCTGGGCGGAACACTGCGCTTCGTGGGGTCGGCGCCCATCATCCTCGCCGTCTACGGGGATGCGAATCCCGGGCAGCCCATCCTGGCCAATGGCCGTTTCGACAGCGGCGCCACCGTGCGCGGCGCGGGTGGCAATCATGGCCAGTGTGGCTCCGCCACGGGCGTGAACGGCGGCGTGACCAGCAGCAAGGGAGAAGGCGGAGGCGGAGGCGGCAACGCGGCCACGGGCGCTGCGGGAGGCGTGGGTTATTCGGGTGGGACGACAAGAAGCGGAGGCAATCCCCAGAACAACGATCCCCTGCTGTTGCAGGGGGGCTGTGCCGGCGGAGACGGCGGCGGCACGGGCACCATGGCGGGAGGACGCGGGGGCGCCGGTGGCGGAGCACTCCAACTCTCCGTGGCGAGGACCCTGACGCTCCAGAAACCGCTCTCCACGAGCGGCGGCGGAGGTGCCGGCGCCATCGCCAGCAGGACCTCGGGCGCGGGCGGCGGGGGTGGCGGCGGCAGCGGGGGCAGGTTGGTGGTGGAGGCCTTCGCGGTGAACCTGACGGCCGCCGCCCGGCTCACCGCCAATGGCGGAGGGGGTGGAGAGGGGGCCACGTTCAAGAGCAACAACGAGGACAACGGCGCCAACGCGAGCAGCGGCAGTGTGGACAGCGCGACCCCTGCCCCTGGTGGCTCGAGTGCTTCGGAGAGCGCGGGGAATGGCGGACAGGGAGCGGCGCGGAACGGCGCTGCGGGCCAAGGACAGAACGGCGGGACCACCAACAACTACGAAGGCGCAGGCGGTGGTGGTGGCGGCGCCGTGGGGTTCATCCACCTGCGAGGCATCCAGTCCTGCACCGTGAACGCCGCCGCCGTGCTCAGCCCTTCCGCCACGGGAGGCTGTACGCAACCCTGA